ACAGCAGCAGTCCCGTTATGCTTGGAGGTGACAGAAGCAGGGCCACGTCAACCTTTAATTCTACCACACTACACAACTCACAAACGGTTCTGAGATTAGAACATTTACCGCCGTACTCAAAACACTTACAGACATGGAGAGTCAGCtaaaacacagggaaaaaaaaaagtcataggtGGGTAGGTAAGAAGGTAGACAAATGAAGAGTCAAGCTGCTCCGTCCAACACCTGTGTATGTGTGCTTTAACTAAATGAACTCAGGCCAATAGCAGTGGACCTGCTCAATTCACCTTCCAAATCAGAACAAGACTAAAAAGCTCAGGCTTGAGTTTTCTACTATGCATAGGCTCCGCCGGTGATGAGGAGCTCATAAGCAGGATCTCTACTCCTTCTGCACAACACGATGCAGGCACACAGCATGCCCAGCAGCTGTAGGAAGAAAACATTGGGGAAAAAAGGCTGAAAATCCTCTTATAGCAAGTGTGTATTTCTTTGTTGGCAATGGAACTGTTTCACAGTTCAAAGATCTCAAATCATCAAAAAAATCATGAACAGTAAGCAATTTCTAATGAACACATTATCCTTTTAGGAACTAAGAACCCAGTTTTGGCATCCCTGCTGCACATCTAAGAATAATCCATGAAGCAAGCAGAATATCCAGGCTCTCCTAGTGCCATCCCCATCTTGATCCAGACTAGGGCTGTACAAAAGTGTACTTTCCACAGTGATGGAAACAGTCCATAACTGAGCTGTCacatatggtagccactagccacatgagGTTCCTGATCACTTGAAATGGAGCTAGTGCAACTAAGGAGCTGCATTTTTTATgttattaatttatattcagatGTATGTGGCTAGTGGTTACCACACTAGACAGCAAAGGTCTAGAGTGGAATGATAAAGACTACATATGAGGAAATCTAATGTTGGTCTTTCACACATCTGGATTTTGGGGAGATAGGCTTTATGACAATCCACAGAATGAAAAGCCCAATATATGAGTAGCCCAAAATCCCTATGCAGGGGGAACCAATCCTGATGCCAAAAAGTTTGGTTTGAAGGTTTCTGCTTCgcaattattatttttgaaatccaGGACAGCTCTGTGATATTATGTACATATTACTTTTTAAAGGTCACTTTCTTCATCATTTTAATAGGCCTAATCCTTCTGTGATAGCAAACTGGAGTAGTAATAAAGTCATGCCATGTTATTTTGGATAAGTGAGAGGATTAAGCTGGATTAAAGAGAAACAAGTCTAGAATTTCTGACCTGCCTTCTTACAAAATATAAACAGTTattaaagagctaaataaatTAATGTGCTGTTCTAACttttcactgaaagtgaaaggtctcagttatttgattttaaaaggcaGGGCCCTTTGTACATACAGGGGTCAATCTAATTTCAACAGAATGTACCCGATCTATAACTAGACGCTCAAAGTCTGAAGTGGAAGATTACTAATGAGACACATGTTCAGAGACAAAGGAAGTCCTCAGTCTGAATTCTCCATGATGAAGTCACACACTCCAACTTCTCTTACTTAGCCTCTATTCTACCCATTTGGGATATATACTTCCTGCTTGAATTCATCAGTTTCATTATAACAGCATTTGCTGAGTGTTTACTAGTGCCAAGTAccttaaagacattttaaaagtagATATTGTTGAAGTTCGCAATATATCTTAAGCCAATTCTAGACATGTTTAGTATCTAATTCCTAAAAAACACATTTCCATTTACTGTACATCAAAACATTTTTAGAATAGCTATAAGATCAAACACAATTATGTTCCCAGGCAATGTTAAATTAAGCAATAAAAATGTTAAGCTCTGAAATTATTGATTTAGTTGGGAAAAAGATCTCTTCCCATTCTCACCTCCTCATATTCCTTTCAGCTGGTTAACTTCTACTGGAGTCAGCACTCTCAAAATGGGGTCTGAAATAAGTATCCTTTTTTTCTTgactttaatttaaattaaatcaaCTTGTACTGATTTAAAAACAATTCAATAAGCTTGATAAAATCCTACTCATGCCTAGAAATGAGTCTGTTTAATAACATtaaatactccaataaaaattaaaaaaaaaaaattaagtgctacACAATAACTTCTTATAGTGCAAACCTCATCACTAAGTATTACAGGTTCATTTCCAAAGCTTTGCTACATTAAAATCTCATTGATTATTGAAATTCTCCAACAACAGatttaaaaatatcacaaatGTTTTAGCTGCAGTGTGATTTCTTAGGATGAAACTTATCCCTACAATATTCAAGTCATGAGAAGTAATCTGCACCTAGTCCAAATGTAACACCCAGCCAACAGCAAAAATGACTGCTAAATACATCACgcaaatgattaaaaaaactgACTGCCAAGGATTAAAATGCTCTATGATACACAATTATAGATGGCATTATGGGGAAGTAGGTATTTTACACAAGGTAATCAGAACTGGACATTGGAAACACTCTTTTCtgagaaaaatttagaaacaCCTATCAAAAAGCCATCCCTATTCTCTGACCCCTCAACTTAAAGGCTACAAATTTTTCACTATAGATTTTGCACATACATACAGAGGGTATTCACTACTTGCATTTTGGTAATAGCAACACTTCCATAAGTGCCCATTAATGCAAATAAATTATGAAGTAGGTAAAAAAATAGAATACTTATAGGTATCCATGATAGCATATTAATTTGTCTTCAAGAAGGTACAAAAGGCTACATATATTGTTCCACTTATATAGTATTTTTAGAATGATGAAGTTTTAGGAATGGAGGacggattagtggttgccagggtatGGGGGAGGAGGCATGGGAGCGAGGTGGGTGCAATCATAAAAGAGTACCAGGTGGGACTCTTACAGTGTTGCAACTGGTCagtatcttgactgtggtggtggtggatACAAGAACCAAACAGGTCATAAAACTGTACAGAACTGAATACACATATAGAAATGAGAACTCTAAATAAAACCAGTGGATTGTATCAATGCCAATGTCCTGGTTGTGACATATAACAGTTTTGCAAAATGTTAACCACTGAGGGAAACTGTGCAAGGCACATAAAGATTCTGTCCACATTATTTCTCAAAACTGGAGGCTTTATACAATtatcttaagaaaaaaagtagaaaattgcATCCTATAAGCTTCTAtttgtataaaaaatatttatgtgctTGTCTAACCAAGGAGGGACTCAAGAACTGGCATCAAGACTTGAGCAGGAGTTTCacctattattaaatatttatcatttgcAGAAAAATTTATCAAGTAGGCTTTTCAATGAAAGAATTTTCAAAAAGTTAACAATTAAGattaattttccccaaatttaaaaaaaaacccacaacttaGCTACTCAGGAATTAGCTTCCCAAGCTTCAGTTTTGAGTTTTTAAGGAAGAattacttgaaatatttttttcaaaagatagTCAGAATTAAGCCACTCAATTTTAACTATCTAAAGGGCCCAATCCAAAGTgctatttacatatgtattttaactcattttaatgaattaaaatagaAGTCAGAAGAAGCAGGAAGGAAACAGCAGTCTCAGCCTACTTCACACTTGGCATACAGACCAGAAAAAAGCAGCATGGCCTTGGGAAGCAGTTCTCTATAAAATTTTGCTCTTGATCATTCCATCTTAAGAACGTGACAGCATTGTGAGACTCCAAGGACTgacagtttccattttttccccatactGCCTTTGTAGAGAGCTTTATCTGCACCTGATACTTAAAAGAGCTTGCCAAATcaaaaatttagattttattattatGACCAGACTGTTTTATTTGTACATTTAAGAGGCTGGTTACTATCAAAGAAGTGAAATATCTTGCTGATTAATAAACTAATAGTATAAGGAGTATGCAAAATCTTTAAAATCTCAATTCtcttatattaaaaaatcctGTTGTAACAATTAACTAGCACTTTTCAGCGTTTTTTTTCTTGATCATTTTGGTCCTACCCAAACCTAGATCACTTAACAAGACTAGAACGCCAAAGTTTCATAAAGGACaattatagtaaatattttaggctctgtgAACCAAGAGACAAAATTAGTCTCTGtggcaactactcaactctgtcaCCATAACACAAAAGCAGCCATGGACAATACATAAAATGAGTGGGGCTCAcaccaaaagaggtggtgggcaGACTGGCCCACGATACTCAAACAACAGGCTCTTATTGGTGAATTAAGCTTATGAGAAAATTTTATCTTAAATTCACTTTTATGTCTTAAAATATTGATGAAATGTAGCTTAATGGTACAACAAATCATACTCAAAATCAAAGGAGACAGCACTTGCATAGTTTTGATACTCACAACATTACCAAAAATCATCTTTCTTTACCATTAAGTAAAACAATTTACCACAATAGCTCTTAGAGCTTCTCCACTTTAGAACCTGAAGAAAAACGCTAACAATTTTTCAATGCTATTATATTTTGTATTCCACCCAGCTTAAAGTGTCAATTTGCTGTCAGATTTCATAACAGAATTTAGGAATTTAATCTTTTGAGAATCTTAATTCTTCAATTTGTAATCAGAGGCAGAGCACACATGGAGACAAGGTTCAAGATTTAGTGATGGTCCTAAGTCATGCTGCTATCCTTGCTCTTCCTCAATTTCAAGGTCTTCAAAACTAAGGGAACAGGGACTGGAGAATCTCCAAGCATCCTTCTAGCTCTTTCTCTATCACGGTAAGTATAAAAGCTCATTGCTCTTTGAGCTGTTTCTGCCTTCACCTAGGTTTTCCATATCCTGGGCACCAATCCACATCAGATTCTGAATACCAAAAGTTAAAACATTTATAGGTACTCACACATATTAGAAAATCCTTTGCTGcaaatggatgtttttctcttaaaactaaaatttttaaaattttcaaaaccaCTATGTTTCAAGTCTGCAAAAGTTCTCAATCTCTGACTTGGTTTTGCTGAACTTGAAACATAAAGCTTTATCAGATATTATTTAAGCCACGGTGATTTACCTATAGAATGGTATAAGAAGGCATATTTAAGAGACTGGTTAGAATGTTTATTAGTCCccactgaaaaatatttaatgaagaaatattaataagctGGTTAATAAGCTCAAGTAGATGAGGGACATATTTGAGTGTTGATTTTCATTAGCCTTCTATATACATGTTGCATACTTAATGATCATAAGCATCATATACTTAAGCTTTTCTGCTGCATGCTAATATATGCAGCTTTATTACCACGCATAAAGTCATTAAAAATGCACAGATCAGGATTTCACTTGGGTAAAGACACCACCttcatgttttgttatttttagctAAATGACAGTGTTTACacagagaaaatatgaaatacatcCCTGCTGATCTAGATTACTGCTATGCTGAGCCACAGAGTAAATGCTTAGAAGGGCAAAGACCATAGCAAATAGAGCTAGGCTTTTTAATCAATCATTTCAGAGGTGTTTGAATACCAGCAAAGTAAACAATCAcctttttgccattttaaaaggCACTTCCTACTAAACACACTAGTTTCTGTTCAAATATACAGACAGCAGACAAGCCAAGCAACTTATATATAAATTAGCAATTACATTGGTTTATCTAGCAATTAAATGATGTAAAAACTTTAACACATTATCACctgggggatttttgcagaaattaaTTAATGCCTGTGGTGTTGatatgtctctggtcaataatgtgctAGAATAGATTCTCTGTACCTGAAGCATGTTTCAAGAATATACTAAAAGAACACTAAAGAATACTCTGAGAACTAGATCTGATGCAAAGGATTTTCAATCATTTTCAAACAGCTGTAACATTCCTCTAACAGAATTcctaagataaaatatatatacctgAGAAACTAGGAATGTAGGTAGTTTAACTGGGCAGAAAAATAGTCATCGTCCTTATTTTTTTTAGGGGGGTATGAGATTGAAGatataaggcaggaggagaaggggatgacagagaatgagatggctggatggcatcactgacttgatggacttgagtttgagcaagctccaagagttggtgatgagagggaagcctggcgtgctgcagtccatggggtcacaaagagtcagacataactaagcgacagaactgaactgaactgaactgataaggtaTAAAGGGTAtgtgtgggtttgtttgtttgtttttgataaagTGAGAGGTAATTAAAACAATTACCAGCTACTTTGTACAAGCTAttaataagggggaaaaaaagactgttTTCACTGGTAGGAGCTGGGACAAGTACCCTCAGCTACCAAAAAGACACGGGACATTTCCAGATATGCCAAGTGGTATGACAGACTTCTTGATGACAATCTGTCTAAAAAAACTAAATCCACAAATACTAGGGCAGTTAAACCTCGGTTTTTACTTAACAGTCTTTTCTGTAAACTGATAAAGTTGCTCCTATTAGTGTAAGAGACCAGTGTAGTGCCAGTTCTTGATgtatgtatattaacatataaatcCCTTGGAGACAGGAAAGcaagaaatggaaagagaaacaaaaaaaaattaaaataaagctttCCATCTCCAAGCTAAAATAaagcagtttgattttttttaacaattgtgTGAAGTTCTACTAAAGCACCTCCCAAGAATACATTATGACAACAGTCTGTATTTTGAACAAGTCACTCACTAATcaagtcaagaaaataaaataagaagtcCCCCGTCCATGGTTTCCCCGTCCAGATCTCTGGTTTCTGGGACCATTCTGGGTCTATGTCTGGAGACAGGAAATAGAAGATGTTGGACACTGGTGTCTGTACCTCAATCACTTCCAAGTTATCCATATACACAAAGCTTAACTGCACTTAAAAACCATTCGGTGTTGACACTGGAGAATCAGTACACTCTGATAACTCCTTGGCTAGCTGTGCTTACCTGAATAGCTGCAAATGCCAATGCTGCCCAGATAACATGCATCATGATTTCTTGTAGCTTCTTCACAACTAGAGCCTCACACCCCTGAAACACCCAAAGTCATCTTCATTAgtctttttaaaagggaaaagctGCAGGGTCACACATTACTACTCACTGGCAGAAATAGAAATGACAAACTATAAGAGGGAAAAAGATAATGCATTTGAAAATaacttaaattaaaattaaatgacattAAAGGCAAGTAAAAGAAGGTAGAGAAGTTCTAGGTAGAGATAAGTCACCAAGAAAACAGGTTACCAGGCTGGACAAGTGCTAGTCAAGAAACTAAACTTACCTCAGCATAGAGATCAGAGGGGTTGGCCAGACTGCCGTTACAGCTGCTGGCTGTCTCTCTGCAACAACTAAGAGGGACGCTGTGGTTTTTGGCTTCTTTGAACCAATCTGTATTTTCCCAGTCTGAATAGTTGTGAATTCCACAACAGTGCAGCTAACAGAGAAGAGAACAGAGACATCAGTCCTCATAGAATACATGGCCCTGTGTTGAACTTCAGAGTTCTGTGCACTGCAGAGCTTTAAGCTACTTTAGACCAACAGATGTCCAATAGAACGTTCTGCAGTGACAGAAATGCTGTAGGTCTGTAAGCTCAGAATGGTAACAACTAGCCACACGGAACTACTGAGCACTCACAATGTGGCTAGTGTTGACTGAGGAAGtgaatttttaactttaatttaaaTAGCTACATATAATTAGTGGTTCTAGACCCTCTGTTTGAAAAATCATATTGCCAACAAGGGGTAGTTTAtagctaagaaaaaaaatctttaattttgcCTGTTAAACATCTGATTCTGAATTAAATATTATATGAAAGAGAAagtatttaaaatcttttgtctGAAATGTCTGGGATTACTCTAAGTTATAACTAGCAAAAGACATGCGGGAGTAAGAAATAAGATGAAATAGATGAAATAAGATTGGCAGAAAGTGGATAAATTTTGAGGTGAGTTCATGGATACAAAGATCTACTACATGATTCTACCTTTAGGTATGTTTCAAATTGTctacaataattttctttttttacagttttgtCTGTTATCTTTGGCGGTCTTATCTTCTAAAGGTATGTGAAAGACTTCTTACCGCCTCTAAAGTTCATTTGGGCTCTCAACTTTCCTGTGACATAAACCTCTCGCTCGTTATCACCCCTTTAGCTAATTATTTTTGGGGGGGAAGGGCAGATGCTTCTTATGGCTATGCTACGTAATGGTGGAAAAAACTTTTCAAGGGTGAAGGTAAAAATATTGGACTCATTATACAGCTAACCATGGCTATAAAGGTACACTGCTAATTTACACAGTAATAGAGCTAAGTTCAATGTTGACTCAATAGCGATTGGTTCTCAAAAACAAATCAGCTTCAAGAGAACTCACCTGTCTCTGAACATAGTCAATGGCCCGGCTAGCAGCATCAGGATTGGTTCCATTGTAGGTCTTATATACCTTCTGAATGCTGCGATCAACTTCATTTTCCACCTGAATCAAAACAAAGAATCTAGTCCCTCAAAAATATTGGTGAAAGTAACATTAGTCAAGGCTCCAGCTAAATGCCTAAATGGCATGTATGTAAAGTTTTGAGATAGCGCTAtgaatttcttttaagaaaaaaattttctcccttcctgccttcagGTAGACTCAGGTAAAATGTCAGACATATTACATTAGATTAAAAGCAATCAAAGAGATGACTGTGTGCAAGATGGCAGGCTACCTATGTATGAAAGAGGGAGAAAGCAGTTGAGCCTTGAGATAGGTATCTAAATTACAAATATATTCCCTCCTTTTTCAAATGGGGTTCTTAGAAGACCTACtcattttcctttcctaaagGAGGTAAAAATTAAACAACTTAAAAAGCACCCACCGGATACTTTGGGGACAAATACCAATAttacattttacttatttaatgtttatttagacTTGGACAAATATGCAAAAGTaatcaacagattaaaaaaaaaaaacatcaggaAATCAACTCTTCAAAATACATCACTGCCAACAGAGTGGCAACTAAAGTGTCATTTAATTAAGTTTGCTTGTACCAGATTCTCCTTACCCTTCTAAGATGATGAGACCTATTTGGTAATTTTATCAGTCATGTGGTTAAGATCATAAAATTGATAACCAGACTGTAGGCAGGGGTATGATccactgcattcttttttttaagcatacCTGTCTGGTACCTTACACAGCAATGGTTAAATAGTAAATCAGCCTATCATGTCTTTGACTCCAAACCATAAGTTACAATGAAAATAACCCCAGGTGTGCTCAAATAACCTTAGGATGCCTTTGTATCGGttctatgttgttgtttagtcgataaactgtgtccaactcttttgctaaTGCATGGACttcagcttcccaggctcctctgtccatgggattttccaagcaagaatactagagggggttgccatttccttctccaggggatcttcaccacgCAGAGACTGAACCTATGCcgcctgcactagcaggcaggttctttacccctgagccaccagggaagcccataacagctctgtgtgtgtgagtgtgtgatgtcactcagtcgtgtctgactctttgcaaccccgtggactgtagcccgccaggctcctgtgtccatggaattctccaggcaagaatactggagtgggttgccatttccttctccaggggatcttcccaacccagggatcaaaaccaggtctcctgcattgcaggcagacgctttatcctctgagccaccagggaagtcataatagctctatgctgctgctgctgctgctgctaagtcgcttcaagtcgtgtccgactctgtgcgaccccatagacggcagcccaccaggctcccccatccctgggattctccagataagaatactggagtgggttgctgcgaccccatggactgcagcctaccaggctcttccgtccatgggattttccaggcaagagtactggagtggggtgccactgccttctccgtaacaGCTCTATAGTTATacccaaattaattaatttaaagcaGCCTATTTAGCCTTAAATGCTGCTGTAGGTGGAAGGCAAAAGTGGgtaaaatagaaaggaaaggggcaagaaaagaagaaatgaccagaaaagaggaaagaagggagtGGCTATAGTTGTCTTGGCATTTGGTAGGGCCCCTTGTTCCTCAGGAACAAGTTGTAGGGTTGCAACTCCCAGtatgatgcatttgaactgtggtgttgggagaagactcttgagagtcccttggacagcaaggagatcaaaccagtcaatcataaaggcaatcaaccttgaatattcattggaaggactgatgctgaagctgaagctccaatacattggccacctgatgcgaagagctgactcatcggaaaagaccctgatgctgggaaacactgaaggcaagaggagaaggggatgacagaggatgagacggttagatggcatcaccaattcaatggacataagtttgagcaagctgggagataatgaaggacagggaacctggcatgctgcagtccatgggctcgcaaagagttgaacacaactgagcgactgaaaaccAACTCGCTTTTTCTATGTCTAGGACCAAGGCATTTTTTCCTGAACAGGCAACGGAAAATGAAACCCTTAATTTAATTCTTCTAAAATAGAAATCTGGGAATCTATGGACTAAGGAAATTTGAACAAATTTCTCACCTGACCAATTATTCATTTGTAGATCATTCTACAGTCAAGGAGATGCtcgttccttggaaggaaagctatgacaaacctatgaCAAAGACTGAGATgccactagtgataaagaacccacctgccaatgcaggagacataagagatgtaggcttgatccctgggtcgggaagatcccttggaggagggcacagcaacccactccagtactcttgcctggagaatcccatggatagaggagcctggtgggctacagtccatggggtcacaaagagacagacatgacggagtgactaccactttcactttcacatgacaaacgtagacagtaCACTAAAAAGCATCActctgctaacaaaggtctgtatagtcaaaagctatggttttttcagtagtcatgtatggatgtgaaagttggaccataaggaaggctgagtgccaaagaattgatgctttcgacctgtggtgctggagaagactcttgaaagtcccttgaattcCAAGGAGATCAACCCgttcaatcttaaagaaaatcaaccctgaatattagttggaaggactgatgctgaagctctaatactttggccacctgatatgaagagtcaactcaatggaaaagagcctgatactggaaaagactgaagttaaaaggagaagcgggcatcagaggatgagatggttagatagcaccactgactcaacagacatgaatatgagcaaactctgggagatagtgaaggatgggggagctgggcatgctgcaatccatggttgcaaagagctggaatgactagcaactgaacaacaactagagTCATTTAAAGAAAACTGTCTACAAACTAGGggtttccctcgtagctcagtcggaaagaatctgcctgcaatgcaggagaccggggttcaattcctgggttgggaagatcccttggagaaggaaatgggaacccactccagtattcttgcctgcagaataccatgggcagaggagcctggcgggctatacagtccatggggtcgcaagctggacacaacttagcaactaatccAGCACCACCTAAAACTAGGCCAGCAGCAGAGTAACACTTTGTTATATTAAATGAGACAAGAAATCCTGACACATAATTTCTAATTACCTTTATATTTTTCAAGTGGTGGctaaactgaaggcaaaagaaaatgtttactcTGAAAATGAGTTTGTTCTATTTCACTCCAAACACTTAAACCaccttttaaaacatataaattaCAGGAGACAACATACCTTTGCTCTGTAAACATATCCCAAAACCACAACAACAACTTCTGTGACAAAAACCAAGAGTAGGATGATGACAAACTGTAAGGAAAATGTAAGGAAACATtgtcaaaaattaaatacaaatgaaaaaatagctCTAAATACTCTCTTGATAAAAAGCAATTATCTGAGATAACTGCTACAAGTTTAAGACAAGTGCTAATTCTATTCCAATTATAAAGAGAGCCAAAGAGAATATGGAGTTTCATGCTCAAGTCAAGCAAGTAACACAAATGAATATTCCCACATATTATGACAACACATATGGTCAGGGAAGAACTAACTTACCGTGGCAAGTCCACAGCGGCTTTCCCGGATTGTGGCACAGCAACCAATTAGCCCAATAATGAAGAGCAGGGCCCCGACAGCTATGATCACCACAGCAGGGATGAGAGTGTACACATCTTCAAAGAAGTGGTCATAGTCGTCGTAAGTGATGAAGACATAGGCTCCAACATAGCATAAAATGCCAGCGGCTCCCTGTAGAAAACAAGGTCAGAGCGCTGGTAAAATTCTCCAACCCCTGCTGGTAAACATTCCCACTATTTCTTGGCACGTTCGAACTCAATGAGATTTTCCACCACTTTTAAatctatttgtagacttttttcaGTGAAGCCGAAAATTATTCATTAGTAAGAACATTTCTTTACTAAAGTTGAAAAGTCTTCCAAATTCCATCTACCTAATTGCTGGCTC
The nucleotide sequence above comes from Bubalus kerabau isolate K-KA32 ecotype Philippines breed swamp buffalo chromosome 19, PCC_UOA_SB_1v2, whole genome shotgun sequence. Encoded proteins:
- the TSPAN3 gene encoding tetraspanin-3, which gives rise to MGQCGITSSKTVLVFLNLIFWGAAGILCYVGAYVFITYDDYDHFFEDVYTLIPAVVIIAVGALLFIIGLIGCCATIRESRCGLATFVIILLLVFVTEVVVVVLGYVYRAKVENEVDRSIQKVYKTYNGTNPDAASRAIDYVQRQLHCCGIHNYSDWENTDWFKEAKNHSVPLSCCRETASSCNGSLANPSDLYAEGCEALVVKKLQEIMMHVIWAALAFAAIQLLGMLCACIVLCRRSRDPAYELLITGGAYA